The DNA region TTCCAGAATTTTCAACTCCCACGAAGCCCCGAACAACCGTTGCACTTCGTCATCCAGCACTGCAAAGGGCGGCCCCTCCATTTGTGCCTGGTCGTAATCCAGGGTAATCAGCAGCCCCAGCGAATCCTTCGGCACAATCCGCTTCAGATGCTCGGCGTATTGTTCCCGCATCTTCGGTGGCAAGGCGATCAACGCAGCGCGGTCATACAGCGCACTGCAATCAGCGACATCGCCGGCTGTCAACGCGAAGAAATCACCACACCAGATCTCGATCGAGCCCGCCCGATAGACCGTGAAGGGGCCTTGGTCGCTGACGTCCGGATCAAATTGATGCTCGTGGAAAAAGTCTTCCACCGCTTTTTCCGACAACTCGACGCCCAGCACCTCATGACCGCATTTCGCCAGCCACAGCAGATCCAGGCTTTTCCCACATAGCGGCACCAGTACGCGCGCGCCCTCTTCCAGGCCCAGCTGCGGCCAGTACCGTTGCAGATATGGATTTACTTCCGGCAGGTGAAAGCCGATCTGATTCGACGTCCACCGCTTGTGCCAAAACTCCGGCTGCATAATTAATCCCGAAAATTCGATCAAAAGACCCTAAAACTTATATTAGATTTAGATCAATGATCTGACTGAAGATGATGCCATCTTACCCCTCAGGAGCTCATTCATGTTCCCCAGCCTGTACATATCCCATGGCTCGCCCATGTTGGCACTGGAACCGGGCGCCAGCGGGCCCGCCCTCGCTCGTCTGGCCGCAGAATTGCCAAAACCCAAAGCCATCGTAATTGTTTCTGCGCATTGGGAAAGCAATGAGTTGCTCGTCAGCGGCAATCCCCAGCCTGAAACCTGGCATGACTTCGGCGGGTTTCCGCAGGCGTTATTCGACGTGCAATACCCGGCGCCCGGCAATCCACAATTGGCCGCAGAGGTTGTCGAACTGCTGAAGAGTGATGGCCTGCCTGCACGCATCGATGCAAAACGGCCGTTCGACCATGGTGTCTGGGTGCCCTTGTCATTGATGTATCCACAAGCCGACATCCCCGTGGTGCAAGTCTCACTGCCTACGCGCGGCGGCCCTGCCTTGCAAACCCGTGTCGGTCATGCCCTGGCCAGTCTGCGCGAACACGGCGTGCTGCTGATCGGTTCCGGCAGCATCACCCACAACCTGCGCGAACTGGACTGGCACGCCGGCCCAGAAAGCGTCGAACCCTGGGCCCAGGCATTTCGTGACTGGATGATCGAAAAACTCGCTGCCAACGACGAAACCGCGTTGCACGACTACCGTCAGCAAGCACCGAATGCGGTGCGCAACCATCCGAGTGATGAACATTTGCTGCCTTTGTATTTTGCCCGCGGTGCCGGAGGAAAATTCAGCGTGACCCACAAGGGATTCACCATGGGGGCCTTGGGCATGGACATTTACCGCTTCGGATAATGGTCTCAGCCTATGGCGGCGAGGCTCAAACCACATCAACCCCGACATGAATCGCATCGTGCCGCCAAAACTCCAGATCACAATCGATCAACCGCTCATGCTGATCGTAATTGACCCGAGCGATGCGCAACCCCGGACTCCCCACCGACACCCGTAAAGCTGCCGCCGCATCCACCGACAACACCGTCGGCACAATCTCGAAACGCACCCGCCCATAGTGCAAGTCGTAATGTCGCGCATACAGCTCGGTAATCGACTGATTCAAATCGAAATCCAGAATCCCCGGAAAAAACTGCGGATTCAAATAGTGCTCCACATATAACACCAGCCGTTCATCAATCCGCCGTGCCCGGCAAATCTGAATCACGCTCGACAACGCCGGCAACTGCAACCAGGCACAGACCGCCACCGACGCCGGCTGCAACCGCGCCGAAATCACCTCGGTGGACGGCACCCGCCCCTGTGCAATGACCATCGCGTGAAAGTGACTGCGCTGCATCAGGTTGTAGGCCAGGCGCGGTGGCGACACGAACCAGCCACGGCGCTCCTCCCGATAAATCTGCCCCTGGGCTTCCAGTTGCAATAACGCTTCACGCACGGTGATCCGCGTGGTCCCGAACAACTCACTAAGCTTGCGCTCGGCCGGCAGTTTGCTCCCGGGCGCCAACAGGCCATGGTCGAGCTGTTCCTGCAGAACCTGTCCGATGGCTGTCACCGCTTTGGTTGTCTCGATGCGCATCAACGTTACCTATCTGGACTAGACCAGCACTGTTTCGGGGCGGAACCGCGATTCAAATCGGCTCCCTCAACTCCCGACAAGCCTAGGCACTGCACATGACTGACAGATGACAAAGCCGCCGAACGGTTGATCCAGACACCTGCAATTTCACGGCCAAGTCCTTTTATATCAGCCTATTAGCCATGGTCTACGCTTACTCCGAAGCCTGAGCATTGCAGCCCAAAAAATATAGGCCGACCAGTCGTCGACATGAAAATGTCATCAAAGGCGCCTAAATTGGCTCAGGTATTGCTGACCTAGACCAACACAACCGCAATCGCAGCGTTGAAAACGCCCAAAGGAGCTTCGGATGAAACAGCTTTTCCTGGCCTCACTGTTAGGCTCGACCATTGCCATGTGCACCGCCGCGATGGCGGCTGATAGCGATTTGAAAACCCTGGAAGCCGCGGCGAAAGCGGAAGGTGAGGTCAATAGTGTCGGCATGCCCGACAACTGGGCCAACTGGAAAGGCACCTGGGATGACTTGGCCAAGAACTACGGCCTGAAACACATCGACACCGACATGAGCTCGGCCCAGGAAATCGCCAAGTTCGCCGCTGAAAAAGACAACGCCACTGCCGATATCGGTGATGTCGGTGCAGCGTTCGGTCCGATCTCGGTGAAGCAAGGCGTTGTACAACCTTACAAGCCAAGCACCTGGGATCAGATCCCGAGCTGGGCAAAGGATAAGGACGGCAACTGGGCGCTCGCCTACACCGGCACCATCGCGTTCATCGTCAACAAAAAGTTGCTGCACGGCTCCGACGCTCCGACCAAATGGGCTGACCTCAAGGACGGCAAATACAAAGTTTCCATCGGTGATGTGAGCACCGCGGCCCAAGCGGCCAACGGCGTTCTGGCTGCCGCGCTTGCCAACGGCGGCAATGAGAAAAACCTCCAGCCGGCGCTGGATCTGTTTTCCGAGATTGCCAAGCAAGGCCGCCTGTCGATGGCCAACCCGACAATTGCCACCATGGAAAAGGGTGAAATCGAAGTCGGCGTGGTCTGGGATTTCAACGGCCTGAGCTACAAGGCCAAAATGGTCAACCCGGATGATTACACCGTGCTGATTCCATCCGATGGCTCGGTGATCTCCGGTTACACCACCATCATCAACAAATACGCCAAGCACCCGAATGCCGCCAAACTGGCCCGCGAATACATCTTCAGCGACGCCGGCCAAACCAATCTGGCACGCGGTAACGCCCGTCCGATCCGCGCCGAGCATCTGACTCTGCCGCCCGAGGTTCAGGCCCAGTTGCTGCCTAACGAGCAGTACAAAAAGGTCACGCCGATCAAAGACGCAGACGCATGGGAAAAGACCTCCAAAGCCCTTCCGCAAAAGTGGCAGGAAGAAGTCATCGTCAATATGAAGCAATGATGTATCCGTAGGAGCTGCCGCAGGCTGCGATCTTTTGATCTTTCACTCGACACTCAAGTGAAACCAAAAAGATCGCAGGCTCCGCCAGCTCCTACGACGATCAGATCCAGTTTCGCTTTTCGGAGTTCCAGCCCTTATGAAGCACAACGTCATCCTTGTCGTGCTCGACGGCCTCAATTACGAGGTCGCCCGTCACGCCATGGGGCACCTGCAGGCTTATGTCGGCGCAGGACGCGCGGCGCTCTACAAACTGGAGTGCGAATTGCCGGCGCTGTCCCGACCGCTTTACGAGTGCATCCTGACCGGCGTCACGCCGATCGACAGTGGCATCGTCCACAACAACGTCTCGCGCCTGTCCAACCAGCGCAGCATCTATCACTACGCCCACGATGCCAGCCTTGTAACCGCCGCCGCGGCCTATCACTGGGTCAGCGAGCTGTATAACCGTTCGCCGTTTATTGCCGCGCGGGATCGTCACACCGACGACCCGGACCTGCCAATCCAGCACGGTCATTTCTACTGGAGCGATCACTACCCGGACTCGCACCTGTTCGCCGACGCCGAAAACCTGCGCCTGCGTCATGCGCCGAACTTTTTACTGGTCCACCCGATGAACATCGACGACGCCGGACATAAGCACGGCCTCGACACCCCGCAATACCGCAACAGCGCCCGCTCGGCCGACATTATTCTGGCCGACTATCTGCAAACCTGGCTCGACGCCGGGTATCAGGTGCTGGTGACCGCCGACCACGGCATGAACAACGACCGCTCCCACAACGGCCTGCTGCCGGAAGAACGGGAAGTACCGCTGTTCGTCCTCGGCGACGCTTTCAGCTTCAATGCCAACGCTGCACCGAAACAGACTGAAATCTGCGGCACCGTCTGCGAACTGCTGGGTGTGGCCCACGACAAACCTGTGTGCCGGGAGCTGCTCAAGTGAACACCATGACGCGCGGAAAATGGCTGGCAGCCTTGTGCCTGGTGCCTTTCGCACTGTTCTTTATCGTGTTCCAGATCGCCCCGCTGTCCTGGGTGATGATCAACAGCCTGCAATCGGAAGAGTTCGGTTGGGGCATTGCCAACTTCACCAGGATCTTCAATTCGAAGTTCTATCTGCAGGCGATCCAGTTCAGCCTCGAGATCAGTTTCTGGTCCAGCGTGTTCGGGATCATCATCGCGGTGCTCGGCGCCTACTCCCTGCGCCGGGTCGACTCGAAGCTGCGCAACTTCGTCAACGCCTTCGCCAACATGACCAGCAACTTTGCCGGCGTGCCTTTGGCCTTCGCGTTCATCATCCTGCTGGGCTTCAACGGCAGCTTCACCATCATGCTCAAGCAGGCCGGGATCATTCAGGACTTCAACCTGTATTCGAAAACCGGGCTGATCATTCTCTACACCTACTTTCAGATTCCGCTGGGCGTACTGCTGCTCTACCCGGCCTTTGATGCCCTGCGCGAAGACTGGCGTGAATCCGCCGCGCTGCTCGGCGCCAATGGCTGGCAGTTCTGGCGGTACATCGGTTTGCCAGTGCTGACCCCGGCGCTGCTCGGCACCTTCGTGATCCTGCTGGCCAACGCCCTGGGCGCCTACGCCACGGTGTACGCCCTGACCACCGGCAACTTCAACGTGCTGACAATCCGCATCGCGGCGATGGTTTCCGGCGACATTTCCCTGGACCCGAACCTGGCCAGTGCCTTGGCTGTAGTGCTGGTGGCGTTGATGACCCTGGTGACCATCGTGCATCAGTTGCTGTTGAAGAGGAGCTACCATGTCTCGCGCTGAACTGGGGCCCGTCGGCATCTACCACCGGGTGGTGGTGTATTTACTGTTCGCCATACTGTTGCTGCCGTTGCTCGGGACGCTGATCTACTCGATCGCCAGCAGTTGGTCGGCGACCATTCTGCCCAGCGGCTTCACCGTTAAATGGTACGTGGAGCTGTGGAGCGATCCGCGGTTTCTCCATTCGTTCGGCCAATCGCTGCTGGTCTGCGTCGGCTCGCTGATTCTGTCGGTGGTGCTGATTCTGCCGTTGCTGTTTGTGGTGCATTACCACTTCCCGAAACTCGATGCGCTGATGAACATCCTGATCCTGCTGCCCTTCGCGGTGCCGCCGGTGGTGTCGTCGGTGGGGCTGTTGCAGCTTTACGGCTCCGGGCCGTTCGCGATGGTCGGGACGCCGTGGATTCTCGTCGGTTGCTACTTCACCGTGGCGCTGCCGTTCATGTACCGGGCGATCACCAACAACCTGCAAGCGATCAACCTGCGCGACCTGATGGACTCCGCCCAACTGCTCGGTGCCAGCACCTGGCAAGCGGCGTTCCTGGTGGTGCTGCCAAACCTGCGCAAAGGTTTGATGGTGGCGTTGCTGCTGTCGTTCTCGTTCCTGTTCGGTGAGTTCGTGTTCGCCAACATCCTCGTCGGGACACGCTACGAAACCCTGCAGGTCTACCTCAACAACATGCGCAACAGCAGCGGCCACTTCACCAGTGCGCTGGTGATTTCCTATTTCTTCTTTGTGCTGGTTCTGACCTGGGCTGCCAATATTTTGAACAAGGACAAAAGCCAATGAGCTTCGTCAGCGTCCAACACCTACTGAAAAGCTACGCGGGCACCACGGTGTTCAGCGACATCAACTGTGAAATCCAGAAGGGTGAGTTCGTCACCCTCCTCGGCCCGTCCGGTTGCGGCAAGTCCACACTGCTACGCTGCATCGCCGGGCTGACCTCGGTGGATGGCGGCAAAATCCTGCTCGATGGCCAGGACCTCGTGCCGTTGAGCCCGCAAAAGCGCGGGATCGGCATGGTGTTCCAGAGTTACGCGCTGTTTCCGAACATGACCGTGGAGCAGAACGTCGCCTTTGGTTTGCGCATGCAGAAGGTCAATGCCGACGACAGCCATAGGCGTGTTGCCGAAGTACTGAAACTGGTGGAACTCAACGACTTCGCCGCGCGTTATCCGCATCAACTGTCCGGCGGCCAATGCCAGCGAGTCGCCCTTGCCCGCTCGTTGGTGACCCGGCCACGTCTGTTGTTGCTGGATGAACCGCTGTCGGCCCTCGACGCACGGATTCGCAAGCACTTGCGCGAACAGATCCGTCAGATCCAGCGTGAGCTCGGCTTGACCACGATCTTCGTCACTCACGATCAGGAAGAAGCCCTGACCATGTCCGACCGAATTTTCTTGATGAATCAGGGAAAGATCGTACAAAGCGGTGACGCCCAGACCCTTTACACCGCACCCATCGATTTTTTTGCCGCTGGCTTCATCGGCAACTACAACCTGCTGGACGCCGACAGCGCCACAAAACTGCTGCAGCGACCGATTACCCACCGCGTCGCAATTCGCCCGGAAGCCATCGAGCTGAGCCTCAACGGCGAACTCGACGCACAAATCCGCAGCCACAGCCTGCTGGGCAACGTGATTCGCTACCGGGTCGAAGCCCGGGGCGTGGAATTGGTGGTGGATGTGCTGAACCGCTCGGCGGCCGATCTGCATCCCGATGGTCAGCGCCTGGCGCTTTCCATCGATCCAACGGCCCTGTGTGAGGTAGCCTGATGACTTTGCTGATGTTGAAGAGAGAATCGCACTGATGGCCCTGGCAATTTTTGATCTGGATGAAACCCTGATCCACGGCGACTGCGCCACCCTCTGGAGCGAGCAAATGGGCCGCCTGGGTTGGGTCGATCCAGAGTCGTTCATGCGTCAGAACAATGAACTGATGGACGCCTACAGCCACGGAAAACTACGGATGGAGGAGTACATGACCTTCAGTCTGGAGCCGATGATCGGGCGCACACCCGAAGAGGTCGACCATTTGGTAGGGCCTTGGGTGGAAGACTTCATCGAGCCGATCATTTTCAGTGACGCCACCAAAGCCATTGCGGCCCATCGCAAGGCTGGCGACCGGATTTTGGTGATTTCGGCGTCGGGCACGCATCTGGTGAGGCCAATCGCCGATCGTTTGGGTATTGACGAGATTCTCGGCATCGAGCTGGAAGTGACGCATGGGGTTTATAGCGGCAACACCGTTGGCACGCTGACCTACCGCGAAGGCAAGATCACGCGTTTGCTGGAATGGCTGGATGCGGAAGAGGAAAACCTTGAGGGCGCCAGTTTCTACTCCGACTCACGCAATGACTTGCCATTGCTACTGAAGGTGGATTTCCCACACGTGGTAAACCCGGATCCGGTGCTGCTTGAGCACGCCGAAAAGGCCGGCTGGCCAATCCACCTCTGGAAATAACCGAAAATCAATGTGGGAGCGGCGGTGCGACGATTCGACTTGCTCGCGAAAGCGAACTTACATTCAACACATTTGTTGAATGACACACCGCCTTCGCGAGCAAGTCGAATCGTCGCACCGCCGCTCCCACAGGGATCAAACCAGGCTTTCGTCGATTACCAACACTAACTTTCCCGACACCTTATTAGTCGCCAACTCCGCAAACGCCGCTTCGGCGTCCTTGATCGGAAAGGTCTTGGCCAATTGCGGGCTTAAACGCCCTTCAGCAAACAACGGCCAGACATGCTGGCTGAGATCGCTGAACAGATCCGCCTTGAACTGCTCGTCGCGACTGCGCAAGGTCGAACCCAGCAATTGCACGCGCTTGGCCAGTACCTGCGCCAGATCCAGCTGCGCCTCACGACCGCCCATCAGGCCGATCAGCACCCAACGACCATCGCGCGCCATCAGTCTCAGATTCAGCGCAGCGTAATTGCCGCCCACCGGGTCGAGAATCACATCGAACGGCCCCAGGTCGCTCAAGCTGTCCAGATCCCCGTTGCGCACGACCCCACCTTGCGCCCCCAGCGCTTCGCAGTAAGTCAAACGCTCGGCGGAACCGACGCTGACCCAGCACGGGTTACCAAACGCCTTGCACAGCTGAATGGCAGCTGAACCGATTCCACTTGCTCCGGCGTGCAGTAGAACTTTCTCACCCGGCTTGAGCGCAGCCAGTTGAAACAAATTCAGCCAAACGGTCGCATACACTTCTGGCAGCGCTGCCGCCTCAGCCAGGGACAAACCTTCGGGTACCGGCAACACATGCCGTCCGTCGACAACTACCTCCTCGGCCATCCCGCCCCCGGCCAGCAAGGCGCAAACCCGATCCCCGACTTGCCAGGACGAGCCCGGCCCCACCTCGCTGATGACCCCCGAACACTCAAGACCCAGTACCTGACTGGCTCCCGGCGGTGGCGGATAAAGACCCGCCTTCTGTAACAAATCGGCGCGATTGAGACCCGCAGCCGCCACTCGAATCCGAACTTGTCCTACATCACATGTAGGACTGGGCTCTTCCACCCACTCCACTTGACCTTCAACGCCTTGCAATGCTTTCACAGTGCCTCCATAGTGAGTCTGGACTGAGCCCGTTGCTGTAGCGCCGGGCTTTCTTGCATTTTTTGACCGGCCCTTTGTGGAACCGGCGACTTCAAAGACGGCCTAATATGCGTGATCAATTGTCCCCGCGTCGAATCAGCATGAAGCATTTTTTCCCCAGCACCGCCCTAGCCCTATTCATTGGTATCGGTCTGTTGCCGATGTCGACCAATTCGTTTGCAGCCAATAGCTGGGACAAGCTTCAGCCTGATCGTGACGAAGTGATCGCCAGCCTGAACGTCGTCGAGTTGCTAAAGCGCCATCACTACAGCAAGCCGCCGCTCGATGACGCGCGCTCCGTGATCATCTATGACAGCTATCTCAAGCTGCTGGACCCGTCGCGCAGCTACTTCATGGCCAGCGACATTGCCGAATTCGACAAGTGGAAAACCCAGTTTGACGACTTCCTCAAAAGCGGCGACCTGAATGCCGGGTTCACCATCTACAAGCGCTACCTGGACCGCGTCAAAGCGCGTCTGGACTTCGCCCTTGCCGAGTTGAACAAAGGCGTCGACAAGATCGACTTCACCGCCAAGGAAACCTTGCTGATCGATCGCAAGGACGCCCCTTGGCTCAAGTCCACCGCAGAACTCGACGACTTGTGGCGCAAACGCGTCAAGGACGAAGTGCTGCGTCAGAAGATCGCGGGCAAGGACTCCAAGCAGATTCAGGAAACCCTGACCAAGCGTTACAAGAATCAAATGGCGCGCCTGGACCAGACCCGCCCGGAAGACATCTTCCAGGCGTACATCAATACCTTCGCCATGTCCTACGACCCGCACACCAACTATCTGTCGCCGGATAACGCGGAAAACTTCGACATCAACATGAGCCTGTCCCTCGAGGGCATTGGCGCCGTGTTGCAGAGCGACAACGACCAGGTGAAAGTCGTGCGTCTGGTGCCTGCAGGCCCGGCCGACAAGACCAAGCAAGTCGCACCGGCCGACAAGATCATCGGCGTTGCCCAGGGCAACAAAGAGATGGTCGACGTGGTCGGCTGGCGCCTGGACGAAGTGGTCAAGCTGATCCGTGGGCCGAAAGGCACCGTGGTGCGCCTGGAAGTGATCCCGGCCAGCAATGCGCCGAACGACCAGTCCAGCAAGATCGTCCCGATCACCCGCGAAGCGGTGAAGCTTGAAGACCAGGCGGTGAAGAAATCGGTCCTCAACCTGAAACAGGACGGCAAGGACTACAAGCTTGGCGTCATCGAGATCCCGGCCTTCTACCTGGACTTCAAGGCTTTCCGTGCTGGCGATCCGGATTACAAGAGCACCACTCGCGACGTCAAGAAACTGCTGACCGAGTTGCAGAAAGACAAGGTCGACGGCGTGGTCATCGATCTGCGCAACAACGGCGGCGGTTCCCTGCAGGAAGCCACCGAGCTGACCAGTCTGTTCATCGACAAAGGTCCGACCGTTCTCGTGCGTAACGCCGATGGCCGGGTCGATGTGCTGGAAGATGAAAACCCGGGTGCCTTCTACAAAGGGCCGATGGCGTTGCTGGTCAACCGCTTGTCTGCCTCGGCTTCGGAAATTTTTGCCGGCGCCATGCAGGACTATCACCGCGCATTGATCATCGGCGGCCAGACCTTCGGCAAAGGCACCGTGCAGACCATTCAGCCGCTGAACCATGGCGAACTGAAACTGACTCTGGCCAAGTTCTACCGGGTTTCCGGCCAGAGCACCCAGCATCAGGGCGTACTGCCGGACATCGATTACCCGTCGATCATCGACACCAAGGAAATCGGCGAAAGCGCACTGCCAGAAGCCATGCCGTGGGACACCATCCGTGCGGCCATCAAGCCTGCGGTCGACCCGTTCAAGCCTTACATCTCGCAGCTTAAATCCGAGCATGACGCACGCTCGGCCAAAGACGCCGAGTTTGTGTTTATCCGCGACAAGTTGGCCCTGGCCCAGAAGCTGATGGAAGAAAAAACCGTCAGCCTCAACGAAGTCGATCGTCGTAAGCAACACGCCGACATAGAAGCCAAGCAACTGGTCATGGAAAACATTCGTCGCAAGGCCAAGGGCGAAGAACCGCTCAAAGAGCTGAAGAAAGAAGACGAGGATGCTATTGCGGCCGAGCCGGACAAGACCAAACCGGAAGACGATGCCTACCTGAGCGAAACCGGGCGGATTCTGTTGGACTACCTGAAACTCAATACCACGGTAGCCAAGCACTAAGTTGTTACAAGCAAGATGATGGCAATTTAATGCTGACGCTCCCCGGAGCGTCATCATACAGTCATCATTCTGTCGTGAAATAAAGGACTGGGAGCCCCTCTTTATCCAAGAGAGTGCTCCCAGTCCTTTTTTATCGCCAGAGAAAGCCATGACCACCACAGAACAGCTGAGTGCCTTGAGTTCCATACTGGCTCAAAGCGGTTTGCACAGCTTGTTCCAGCCGATCATTTCCCTCTCTGAGCGACGCATTCTCGGTTACGAAGCACTTAGTCGCGGCCCCTCCAACAGTCCACTGCACTCCCCCCTCGCACTGTTCGCCGTCGCCCGTCAGGCTGGGCGCCTGAGCGAGCTGGAAATCGCTTGCCGTCAAAGCGCCTGCCGACGTTTCAACGAGCAGCAACTGCCCGGCAAACTGTTCCTCAACGTTTCCCCTGAATCCCTGCTCGAAGCCGCCCACCAACCCGGGCGCACCCTGCAACTGCTGCAGGATTTCGGCATATCGCCGAGTCAGGTGGTGATAGAACTGACTGAACAAACCCCGACCGACGATTTCGAGCTGCTGCAAACCGCGTTGCATCACTATCGAGCGATGGGATTTTCCATTGCTCTGGATGATCTGGGCGCAGGCTATTCGAGTTTGCGGCTGTGGTCTGAATTGCGTCCGGACTACGTGAAAATTGATCGACACTTCATCGACGGCATTCACCAGGACGCCCTCAAGCGCGAATTCGTCGGCTCGATCCTGCAAATCGCCAAGGCCTCGCGGGCACAAGTGATCGCAGAAGGTATCGAGCTGCCGGAAGAACTCGCGGTACTGACCGAGATGGGCGTCGATCTGGTTCAGGGTTATCTGCTCTGCCGCCCCCAGGAACATCCACCTCGTGATGCCCGAGCCCTGATGCCCAAACGGGAAAGCACAGCGGTGGCGTTGAATGATGAAGTCAGCGACCTTAGCGCTTTGCTCAAAGACCAACCGGCAGTGGGTCGCGATACACCGACCGCCACGGTGCTGGAAGCCTTTCGCCGCCAGGCCAACCTGAACTCTCTGGCGGTGCTCGACGAGCAAGGTCAGCCCTGCGGCATCGTCCATCGGCATTCGCTCTCCGATGCACTGCTCAAACCTTTTGCCACCGACTTGTTCGCCCGCAAGCCGATCAGCCGTTTAATGAGTGATGACTTCCTCGCCGTTGAGATGAGCCAGTCGTTGCAACAAGTGAGCCGACTGATCACCAGCCGCGCGCGGCAACGCATCGAAGAAGACTTCATCATCACCCTCAACGGCGGTTACCTGGGATTGGGCCGAGTGATCGACGTACTCAAACTGATTACCGAACTGAAGATCCAGCAAGCCCGTTACGCCAACCCGCTGACCCT from Pseudomonas sp. ACM7 includes:
- a CDS encoding thiopurine S-methyltransferase; translated protein: MQPEFWHKRWTSNQIGFHLPEVNPYLQRYWPQLGLEEGARVLVPLCGKSLDLLWLAKCGHEVLGVELSEKAVEDFFHEHQFDPDVSDQGPFTVYRAGSIEIWCGDFFALTAGDVADCSALYDRAALIALPPKMREQYAEHLKRIVPKDSLGLLITLDYDQAQMEGPPFAVLDDEVQRLFGASWELKILEDQDVLGESWKFLESGVTRLEERVYRVSSR
- a CDS encoding class III extradiol ring-cleavage dioxygenase; amino-acid sequence: MFPSLYISHGSPMLALEPGASGPALARLAAELPKPKAIVIVSAHWESNELLVSGNPQPETWHDFGGFPQALFDVQYPAPGNPQLAAEVVELLKSDGLPARIDAKRPFDHGVWVPLSLMYPQADIPVVQVSLPTRGGPALQTRVGHALASLREHGVLLIGSGSITHNLRELDWHAGPESVEPWAQAFRDWMIEKLAANDETALHDYRQQAPNAVRNHPSDEHLLPLYFARGAGGKFSVTHKGFTMGALGMDIYRFG
- a CDS encoding UTRA domain-containing protein yields the protein MRIETTKAVTAIGQVLQEQLDHGLLAPGSKLPAERKLSELFGTTRITVREALLQLEAQGQIYREERRGWFVSPPRLAYNLMQRSHFHAMVIAQGRVPSTEVISARLQPASVAVCAWLQLPALSSVIQICRARRIDERLVLYVEHYLNPQFFPGILDFDLNQSITELYARHYDLHYGRVRFEIVPTVLSVDAAAALRVSVGSPGLRIARVNYDQHERLIDCDLEFWRHDAIHVGVDVV
- a CDS encoding ABC transporter substrate-binding protein, with amino-acid sequence MKQLFLASLLGSTIAMCTAAMAADSDLKTLEAAAKAEGEVNSVGMPDNWANWKGTWDDLAKNYGLKHIDTDMSSAQEIAKFAAEKDNATADIGDVGAAFGPISVKQGVVQPYKPSTWDQIPSWAKDKDGNWALAYTGTIAFIVNKKLLHGSDAPTKWADLKDGKYKVSIGDVSTAAQAANGVLAAALANGGNEKNLQPALDLFSEIAKQGRLSMANPTIATMEKGEIEVGVVWDFNGLSYKAKMVNPDDYTVLIPSDGSVISGYTTIINKYAKHPNAAKLAREYIFSDAGQTNLARGNARPIRAEHLTLPPEVQAQLLPNEQYKKVTPIKDADAWEKTSKALPQKWQEEVIVNMKQ
- a CDS encoding alkaline phosphatase family protein, with translation MKHNVILVVLDGLNYEVARHAMGHLQAYVGAGRAALYKLECELPALSRPLYECILTGVTPIDSGIVHNNVSRLSNQRSIYHYAHDASLVTAAAAYHWVSELYNRSPFIAARDRHTDDPDLPIQHGHFYWSDHYPDSHLFADAENLRLRHAPNFLLVHPMNIDDAGHKHGLDTPQYRNSARSADIILADYLQTWLDAGYQVLVTADHGMNNDRSHNGLLPEEREVPLFVLGDAFSFNANAAPKQTEICGTVCELLGVAHDKPVCRELLK
- a CDS encoding ABC transporter permease subunit; translation: MTRGKWLAALCLVPFALFFIVFQIAPLSWVMINSLQSEEFGWGIANFTRIFNSKFYLQAIQFSLEISFWSSVFGIIIAVLGAYSLRRVDSKLRNFVNAFANMTSNFAGVPLAFAFIILLGFNGSFTIMLKQAGIIQDFNLYSKTGLIILYTYFQIPLGVLLLYPAFDALREDWRESAALLGANGWQFWRYIGLPVLTPALLGTFVILLANALGAYATVYALTTGNFNVLTIRIAAMVSGDISLDPNLASALAVVLVALMTLVTIVHQLLLKRSYHVSR
- a CDS encoding ABC transporter permease; amino-acid sequence: MSRAELGPVGIYHRVVVYLLFAILLLPLLGTLIYSIASSWSATILPSGFTVKWYVELWSDPRFLHSFGQSLLVCVGSLILSVVLILPLLFVVHYHFPKLDALMNILILLPFAVPPVVSSVGLLQLYGSGPFAMVGTPWILVGCYFTVALPFMYRAITNNLQAINLRDLMDSAQLLGASTWQAAFLVVLPNLRKGLMVALLLSFSFLFGEFVFANILVGTRYETLQVYLNNMRNSSGHFTSALVISYFFFVLVLTWAANILNKDKSQ
- a CDS encoding ABC transporter ATP-binding protein, yielding MSFVSVQHLLKSYAGTTVFSDINCEIQKGEFVTLLGPSGCGKSTLLRCIAGLTSVDGGKILLDGQDLVPLSPQKRGIGMVFQSYALFPNMTVEQNVAFGLRMQKVNADDSHRRVAEVLKLVELNDFAARYPHQLSGGQCQRVALARSLVTRPRLLLLDEPLSALDARIRKHLREQIRQIQRELGLTTIFVTHDQEEALTMSDRIFLMNQGKIVQSGDAQTLYTAPIDFFAAGFIGNYNLLDADSATKLLQRPITHRVAIRPEAIELSLNGELDAQIRSHSLLGNVIRYRVEARGVELVVDVLNRSAADLHPDGQRLALSIDPTALCEVA
- a CDS encoding HAD family phosphatase, giving the protein MALAIFDLDETLIHGDCATLWSEQMGRLGWVDPESFMRQNNELMDAYSHGKLRMEEYMTFSLEPMIGRTPEEVDHLVGPWVEDFIEPIIFSDATKAIAAHRKAGDRILVISASGTHLVRPIADRLGIDEILGIELEVTHGVYSGNTVGTLTYREGKITRLLEWLDAEEENLEGASFYSDSRNDLPLLLKVDFPHVVNPDPVLLEHAEKAGWPIHLWK
- a CDS encoding zinc-binding dehydrogenase, encoding MKALQGVEGQVEWVEEPSPTCDVGQVRIRVAAAGLNRADLLQKAGLYPPPPGASQVLGLECSGVISEVGPGSSWQVGDRVCALLAGGGMAEEVVVDGRHVLPVPEGLSLAEAAALPEVYATVWLNLFQLAALKPGEKVLLHAGASGIGSAAIQLCKAFGNPCWVSVGSAERLTYCEALGAQGGVVRNGDLDSLSDLGPFDVILDPVGGNYAALNLRLMARDGRWVLIGLMGGREAQLDLAQVLAKRVQLLGSTLRSRDEQFKADLFSDLSQHVWPLFAEGRLSPQLAKTFPIKDAEAAFAELATNKVSGKLVLVIDESLV